One region of Streptomyces sp. CG4 genomic DNA includes:
- a CDS encoding ABC transporter ATP-binding protein, translating into MSLTLSDVTLTYPDGEDRLTALDQVTLDVPKGTLTAVVGPSGSGKSSLLAVAATLVTPDTGTVTVDGVTTTGLSRRELTELRRHTIGIVFQQPHLLPSLTAAEQLEVMARIDGRPRGGARRRAGELLAAVGLAAQAGRRPHQLSGGQRQRVGIARALMNDPTLLLVDEPTSALDHERGAAVVDLLTRLTHERATATVLVTHDRTHLTAADRIAEVHDGRLGFPAAAR; encoded by the coding sequence ATGAGCCTGACCCTGTCCGACGTCACCCTCACCTACCCCGACGGCGAGGACCGGCTGACCGCCCTCGACCAGGTCACCCTGGACGTGCCCAAGGGCACGCTGACCGCCGTCGTCGGGCCCTCCGGCTCCGGCAAGTCCAGCCTGCTCGCCGTCGCCGCCACCCTCGTCACCCCCGACACCGGCACCGTCACCGTCGACGGTGTCACCACGACCGGCCTGAGCCGCCGGGAACTGACCGAGCTGCGCCGCCACACGATCGGCATCGTCTTCCAGCAGCCCCATCTGCTGCCCTCCCTCACCGCGGCCGAGCAGCTGGAGGTCATGGCCCGGATCGACGGCCGCCCGCGGGGCGGGGCCCGCCGCCGGGCCGGGGAACTGCTGGCCGCCGTGGGCCTCGCCGCCCAGGCAGGACGGCGCCCCCACCAGCTCTCCGGCGGACAGCGCCAGCGGGTCGGCATCGCCCGCGCCCTGATGAACGACCCCACCCTGCTCCTGGTCGACGAACCCACCAGCGCCCTCGACCACGAACGCGGTGCCGCCGTCGTCGATCTGCTCACCCGTCTGACCCATGAGCGGGCCACCGCCACCGTCCTGGTCACCCACGACCGCACCCATCTGACGGCCGCCGACCGGATCGCCGAAGTCCACGACGGACGCCTCGGTTTCCCCGCGGCGGCCCGCTGA
- a CDS encoding M4 family metallopeptidase: protein MTTNGGFEPVFCTIVPPHLLDQLARHDDPAIAERAQRTLERDAAHRTHRRITSVRTTAAPTGTPSDHPNRTIYDAGHQETLPGQKVHGENDEPAKDATVNRAHAGLGATFELYLNAYGRHSIDGAGLPLNATVHYGEHYDNAFWNGEQMVFGDGDGTTFLDFTIPVDVIGHELTHGVTQYTANLEYYGQSGALNESVSDVFGSVIKQYALGQTADQADWLIGAGLLAPSVHGTALRSMKAPGTAYDDPNLGKDPQPASMDHYVHTSQDNGGVHINSGIPNHAFYLVATAIGGHSWEKAGQIWYDVLTGGELPSDADFAAFARLTAAAATSLYGEGKEAKAVRDAWSQVKVPTS from the coding sequence ATGACGACCAACGGGGGCTTCGAGCCCGTCTTCTGCACGATCGTGCCGCCCCATCTCCTGGACCAGCTGGCCCGGCACGACGACCCCGCCATCGCGGAGCGCGCGCAGCGCACCCTGGAGCGGGACGCCGCCCACCGCACCCATCGCCGGATCACCTCCGTCCGCACCACCGCCGCGCCCACCGGCACCCCCTCCGACCACCCGAACCGCACCATCTACGACGCCGGGCACCAGGAGACCCTGCCGGGCCAGAAGGTGCACGGCGAGAACGACGAGCCCGCCAAGGACGCGACCGTGAACCGCGCGCACGCGGGCCTCGGCGCCACCTTCGAGCTGTACCTGAACGCCTACGGCCGGCACTCCATCGACGGCGCGGGCCTGCCGCTGAACGCGACCGTGCACTACGGCGAGCACTACGACAACGCCTTCTGGAACGGCGAGCAGATGGTGTTCGGCGACGGCGACGGCACCACGTTCCTCGACTTCACCATCCCCGTCGACGTGATCGGCCACGAACTGACCCACGGCGTCACCCAGTACACCGCGAACCTGGAGTACTACGGCCAGTCCGGCGCCCTCAACGAGTCGGTCTCGGACGTCTTCGGCTCGGTGATCAAGCAGTACGCCCTCGGCCAGACCGCCGACCAGGCCGACTGGCTGATCGGCGCGGGGCTCCTCGCCCCGAGCGTCCACGGCACCGCGCTGCGCTCGATGAAGGCCCCGGGCACGGCGTACGACGACCCGAACCTGGGCAAGGACCCGCAGCCGGCGAGCATGGACCACTACGTCCACACCAGCCAGGACAACGGCGGCGTGCACATCAACTCCGGTATCCCCAACCACGCCTTCTACCTGGTCGCCACGGCGATCGGCGGCCACTCCTGGGAGAAGGCCGGGCAGATCTGGTACGACGTGCTCACCGGCGGCGAGCTGCCGTCCGACGCGGACTTCGCGGCCTTCGCCCGGCTCACGGCCGCCGCGGCCACGTCCCTCTACGGCGAGGGCAAGGAAGCGAAGGCCGTCCGCGACGCCTGGTCGCAGGTGAAGGTGCCGACTTCCTGA
- the leuA gene encoding 2-isopropylmalate synthase — protein sequence MANRQQPSSMPIHKYGRYEQVDIPDRTWPQKRITAAPRWLSTDLRDGNQALIDPMSPERKRRMFDQLVKMGYKEIEVGFPASGQTDFDFVRSIIEEEGAIPDDVTISVLTQAREDLIERTVESLKGAKRATVHLYNATAPVFRRVVFRGSKDDIKQIAVDGTRLVMEYAEKLLGPETEFGYQYSPEIFTDTELDFALEVCEAVMDVYQPGPGREIILNLPATVERSTPSTHADRFEWMHRNLSRREHVCLSVHPHNDRGTAVAAAELALMAGADRVEGCLFGQGERTGNVDLVTLGMNLFSQGVDPQIDFSDIDEIRRTWEYCNQMEVHPRHPYVGDLVYTSFSGSHQDAIKKGFDAMEADAAARGVTVDDIEWAVPYLPIDPKDVGRSYEAVIRVNSQSGKGGISYVLKNDHKLDLPRRMQIEFSKLIQAKTDAEGGEITPKEIWAVFQDEYLPNPGNPWGRIQVRTGQSTTDTDGVDTLTVEATVDGEDTVLTGSGNGPISAFFDALESIGIDVRLLDYQEHTMSEGASAQAASYIECAIDGKILWGIGIDANTTRASLKAVVSAVNRAAR from the coding sequence ATGGCGAACCGCCAGCAGCCCAGCAGCATGCCGATCCACAAGTACGGCCGCTACGAGCAGGTCGACATCCCGGACCGCACCTGGCCCCAGAAGCGCATCACCGCCGCCCCCCGCTGGCTCTCCACCGACCTGCGCGACGGCAACCAGGCCCTGATCGACCCCATGTCGCCCGAGCGCAAGCGCCGGATGTTCGACCAGCTGGTCAAGATGGGCTACAAGGAGATCGAGGTCGGCTTCCCCGCCTCCGGCCAGACCGACTTCGACTTCGTGCGCTCGATCATCGAGGAAGAGGGCGCGATCCCGGACGACGTCACGATCTCCGTGCTGACCCAGGCCCGCGAGGACCTGATCGAGCGGACCGTGGAGTCCCTGAAGGGCGCCAAGCGCGCCACCGTGCACCTCTACAACGCCACCGCGCCCGTCTTCCGCCGCGTGGTCTTCCGCGGCTCCAAGGACGACATCAAGCAGATCGCCGTCGACGGCACCCGCCTGGTGATGGAGTACGCCGAGAAACTGCTGGGCCCCGAGACCGAGTTCGGCTACCAGTACAGCCCCGAGATCTTCACCGACACCGAGCTGGACTTCGCGCTGGAGGTCTGCGAGGCGGTGATGGACGTCTACCAGCCGGGCCCCGGCCGCGAGATCATCCTCAACCTGCCCGCCACGGTGGAGCGTTCGACCCCCTCCACGCACGCGGACCGCTTCGAGTGGATGCACCGCAACCTGTCCCGCCGCGAGCACGTCTGCCTGTCCGTCCACCCGCACAACGACCGCGGTACGGCGGTGGCGGCGGCCGAGCTGGCCCTGATGGCCGGCGCCGACCGCGTCGAGGGCTGCCTGTTCGGACAGGGCGAGCGCACCGGCAACGTCGACCTGGTCACCCTGGGCATGAACCTGTTCTCCCAGGGCGTCGACCCGCAGATCGACTTCTCCGACATCGACGAGATCCGTCGTACGTGGGAGTACTGCAACCAGATGGAGGTCCACCCGCGCCACCCCTACGTGGGCGACCTGGTCTACACGTCCTTCTCCGGCTCCCACCAGGACGCCATCAAGAAGGGCTTCGACGCCATGGAGGCCGACGCGGCGGCTCGCGGGGTCACGGTCGACGACATCGAGTGGGCGGTGCCGTACCTGCCGATCGACCCGAAGGACGTCGGCCGCTCCTACGAGGCCGTCATCCGCGTCAACTCGCAGTCCGGCAAGGGCGGTATCTCCTACGTCCTGAAGAACGACCACAAGCTGGACCTGCCGCGCCGGATGCAGATCGAGTTCTCGAAGCTCATCCAGGCCAAGACGGACGCCGAGGGCGGCGAGATCACGCCGAAGGAGATCTGGGCGGTCTTCCAGGACGAGTACCTGCCGAACCCGGGCAACCCGTGGGGCCGTATCCAGGTCAGGACGGGCCAGTCGACGACGGACACGGACGGCGTCGACACCCTGACGGTCGAGGCCACGGTGGACGGCGAGGACACGGTCCTGACCGGCTCCGGCAACGGTCCGATCTCGGCCTTCTTCGACGCCCTGGAGTCCATCGGCATCGACGTACGCCTGTTGGACTACCAGGAGCACACGATGAGCGAGGGTGCCTCCGCGCAGGCCGCCTCCTACATCGAATGCGCGATCGACGGCAAGATCCTGTGGGGGATCGGCATCGACGCGAACACGACGCGTGCGTCGCTGAAGGCGGTCGTCTCCGCGGTGAACCGCGCGGCCCGCTGA
- a CDS encoding GH1 family beta-glucosidase, with amino-acid sequence MATDAGDPPSAPLPRFPDGFLWGVSTSAHQIEGAAGEREPSVWDVFTAEPGRVKDGSTAAVACDHYHRYREDVALLAGLGVDAYRFSVSWPRVNSPGGLDFYDRLVDELCAAGVRPVPTLFHWDLPASLDWLERDTADRFAEYVSVVAERLGDRVTKWITLNEPAEHTLLGHALGAHAPGKQLLFDALPVAHHQLLAHGLAVRALRAAGAGDIGIANSHGPTWPASAEPADREAAGFYDILLNRLFAEPIVLGEYPEGMGELMPGDVAADLKVIAEPLDWYGINYYAPTKVGAPGGTDSEYGGLALPAVLPFSVREIEGRPTTDFGWPVVPEGLTELLTGFRDRYGDRLPPLVITENGCSYEGVDDQDRIAYLDAHIRALHTALEAGVEVRGYFVWSLLDNFEWAEGQARRFGLVHVDYATLERTPKASYHWFRDVLRAQG; translated from the coding sequence ATGGCGACTGACGCAGGCGATCCCCCATCCGCCCCGCTCCCCCGCTTCCCGGACGGCTTCCTGTGGGGTGTGTCGACCTCGGCCCACCAGATCGAGGGGGCGGCCGGGGAGCGCGAGCCCTCCGTGTGGGACGTGTTCACGGCCGAGCCGGGGCGGGTGAAGGACGGTTCGACGGCGGCGGTGGCCTGCGACCACTACCACCGCTATCGCGAGGACGTGGCCCTGCTCGCGGGTCTCGGCGTGGACGCGTACCGCTTCTCGGTCTCCTGGCCCCGGGTGAACTCCCCCGGCGGCCTGGACTTCTACGACCGCCTGGTGGACGAGCTGTGCGCGGCGGGCGTACGGCCGGTGCCCACCCTCTTCCACTGGGACCTGCCCGCCTCGCTGGACTGGCTGGAGCGGGACACAGCGGACCGGTTCGCCGAGTACGTCTCCGTGGTGGCGGAGCGGCTCGGCGACCGCGTCACCAAGTGGATCACCCTCAACGAGCCCGCGGAACACACGCTGCTGGGGCACGCGCTCGGCGCGCACGCCCCCGGCAAGCAGCTCCTCTTCGACGCGCTCCCGGTCGCCCACCACCAGCTCCTCGCCCACGGTCTGGCGGTACGCGCCCTGCGCGCGGCCGGGGCGGGCGACATCGGCATCGCCAACTCCCACGGCCCCACCTGGCCCGCCTCCGCCGAACCGGCGGACCGGGAAGCGGCCGGCTTCTACGACATCCTCCTCAACCGCCTCTTCGCCGAGCCGATCGTCCTCGGCGAATATCCGGAGGGAATGGGCGAGTTGATGCCCGGCGACGTGGCGGCCGACCTCAAGGTCATCGCCGAGCCCCTCGACTGGTACGGCATCAACTACTACGCGCCGACGAAGGTGGGCGCGCCCGGCGGCACGGACAGCGAGTACGGCGGTCTGGCCCTGCCCGCCGTACTCCCCTTCTCGGTGCGGGAGATCGAGGGCCGCCCGACGACCGACTTCGGCTGGCCGGTCGTCCCGGAGGGCCTCACCGAGCTGCTGACCGGTTTCCGTGACCGCTACGGCGACCGGCTCCCGCCGCTCGTGATCACCGAGAACGGCTGCTCGTACGAGGGCGTCGACGACCAGGACCGCATCGCCTACCTGGACGCGCACATCCGCGCCCTGCACACCGCCCTGGAAGCCGGCGTGGAGGTGCGCGGCTACTTCGTGTGGTCCCTGCTGGACAACTTCGAGTGGGCCGAGGGCCAGGCGCGCCGCTTCGGTCTGGTGCACGTGGACTACGCGACGCTGGAGCGCACCCCGAAGGCCTCCTATCACTGGTTCCGGGACGTGCTCCGGGCCCAGGGATGA
- a CDS encoding response regulator transcription factor yields the protein MTEYPVRLLLADDHPVVRAGLRAVLETEPGLVVVAEAATAEDAVVRAAAGDIDVVLMDLQFGKGMGGAEATAAITARPGAPRVVIVTTYDSDADTLPAIEAGATGYLLKDAPPEELAAAVRTAASGRTALAPAVADRLLNRLRAPGTSLTRRETEVLALVAEGLSNQAVGRRLHLTEGTVKSHLARVYAKLGVDSRTAAVATATDLGLIRR from the coding sequence ATGACCGAGTACCCCGTCCGGCTCCTGCTCGCCGACGACCATCCCGTGGTGCGGGCCGGGCTGCGGGCCGTGCTGGAGACCGAGCCGGGTCTCGTCGTGGTGGCCGAGGCCGCGACCGCCGAGGACGCCGTCGTCCGTGCCGCCGCGGGTGACATCGACGTCGTGCTGATGGATCTGCAGTTCGGCAAGGGGATGGGCGGCGCCGAGGCCACGGCCGCGATCACGGCCCGGCCGGGCGCGCCCCGGGTCGTGATCGTCACCACCTACGACTCCGACGCCGACACCCTCCCGGCCATCGAGGCCGGCGCCACCGGCTACCTGCTCAAGGACGCCCCTCCGGAGGAACTGGCGGCCGCCGTACGGACGGCCGCCAGCGGACGTACCGCCCTGGCGCCCGCGGTCGCGGACCGGCTGCTGAACCGGCTGCGCGCGCCCGGCACTTCACTGACCCGGCGCGAGACCGAAGTCCTCGCCCTGGTCGCCGAGGGTCTGTCCAATCAGGCCGTCGGCCGCCGCCTCCACCTCACCGAGGGCACGGTCAAGTCCCACCTGGCCCGCGTCTACGCCAAGCTCGGCGTGGACTCCCGCACCGCCGCCGTGGCCACCGCCACCGACCTGGGCCTCATCCGCCGCTGA
- a CDS encoding protealysin inhibitor emfourin, protein MRIQVRRTGGFAGIERRAEVDTSGRPDAPAWQVLAERVLASGQDTPSAGVPDGFRYEITVDGRTVYAADPRLTEEQRELVSRVLKEGA, encoded by the coding sequence ATGCGTATTCAGGTACGGCGCACGGGCGGCTTCGCGGGCATCGAGCGCCGGGCCGAGGTGGACACCTCGGGCCGGCCCGACGCCCCCGCATGGCAGGTCCTGGCCGAACGCGTCCTCGCGTCCGGCCAGGACACCCCGTCGGCCGGCGTCCCGGACGGCTTCCGGTACGAGATCACCGTGGACGGCCGCACGGTGTACGCGGCCGATCCCCGACTCACCGAGGAACAACGGGAGTTGGTGTCACGGGTGCTGAAGGAAGGCGCGTAG
- a CDS encoding ABC transporter permease yields MFVAWRDLKFAKGRFALMGTVITLITLLVGLLSGLTAGLGRQNISAITGLPADRIAFEAPAHGQSLSYTNSTVTAGQWQQWAATPGVTRAEPLGITTTKATAGDRSTGVSAFGVQPGSRLAPDGGRIREGTAVLSGTAADDLGLEPGGTFRLAGRTMSVAAVRGDASFSHTPVIWTSLTDWRQVAPPAGADGPAATVIALDTSPGTDLTAADRTIGTRTVGKDASLSAIGSYTSENGSLQLMRGFLFAISALVVGAFFTVWTIQRSGDIAVLKALGASTAHLLRDALGQAAVLLVAGTLLGTGIAAVLGVLVLDQVVPFLLTPATVLGPAAVMVLMGALGAALSVRRITSVDPLTALGSAR; encoded by the coding sequence GTGTTCGTCGCCTGGAGAGACCTGAAGTTCGCCAAGGGACGGTTCGCCCTGATGGGAACCGTCATCACCCTGATCACGCTGCTCGTCGGGCTGCTGTCCGGACTGACCGCCGGCCTCGGCCGGCAGAACATCTCCGCGATCACCGGCCTGCCCGCCGACCGCATCGCCTTCGAGGCCCCGGCCCACGGGCAGAGCCTGTCGTACACCAACTCCACCGTCACCGCAGGGCAGTGGCAGCAGTGGGCCGCGACGCCCGGCGTCACCCGCGCCGAACCCCTCGGGATCACCACCACCAAGGCCACCGCGGGCGACCGGAGCACCGGTGTCTCCGCCTTCGGCGTCCAGCCCGGCTCCCGCCTGGCCCCCGACGGCGGCAGGATCCGCGAAGGTACGGCGGTGCTGTCCGGCACGGCCGCCGACGACCTCGGCCTGGAGCCGGGCGGCACCTTCCGCCTGGCCGGCCGGACGATGTCCGTGGCGGCCGTCCGGGGAGACGCCTCCTTCAGCCACACCCCCGTGATCTGGACCAGCCTCACCGACTGGCGGCAGGTGGCACCCCCCGCCGGCGCCGACGGTCCGGCCGCGACCGTGATCGCCCTGGACACCAGCCCCGGCACCGACCTGACGGCCGCCGACCGGACCATCGGCACCAGGACCGTCGGCAAGGACGCCTCGCTGTCCGCGATCGGCTCCTACACCTCCGAGAACGGCTCCCTGCAGCTGATGCGCGGCTTCCTGTTCGCCATCTCCGCCCTCGTCGTCGGCGCCTTCTTCACCGTCTGGACCATCCAGCGCAGCGGCGACATCGCCGTCCTCAAGGCGCTCGGCGCCTCCACCGCACACCTGCTCAGGGACGCCCTGGGCCAGGCCGCCGTGCTGCTCGTCGCCGGCACCCTCCTCGGCACCGGCATCGCCGCCGTGCTCGGCGTCCTCGTCCTGGACCAGGTGGTGCCGTTCCTCCTCACCCCCGCCACCGTCCTCGGGCCGGCCGCTGTGATGGTCCTGATGGGCGCGTTGGGGGCCGCCTTGTCCGTGCGCCGTATCACTTCCGTGGACCCGCTGACCGCCCTGGGGAGCGCCCGATGA
- a CDS encoding MFS transporter — protein sequence MTTVGGPSAAALAEPAERVGRGWTALLSLANGAIWVGWFGPLQILLASQAGDFAPGTGMSKETVLAWVTGAGAVVSLLANPVFGALSDRTTARRGRRTPWIVAGTAGGALSLLLLARAGGVWSMAAGWCLVQLTLNAAFAAVTAAVPDRVPRLQRGAVGGWLGAAQILGVVGGTGLATAAGGIGAGYAACAVCTVAGVLPYVLRHEDVRLAKEDRPAWSWRAFLAGFWLSPRRHPDLGWAWLTRFLINLSNALVLLYLLYYLRDRLHYADPGQGVLILTAVSSLTLMATVVVGGVWSDRVGRRKPFVVWSGLLMAVATAALAGWQTWPGAIVASAVLGVGFGVFTSVDFALMTDVLPTALDRGKDLGVINVANALPQVAAPALAAPIVRYLGGYRVLYLVAAVIGVAGAVLVGRIRGVD from the coding sequence ATGACCACGGTCGGCGGTCCGTCCGCCGCCGCCCTCGCCGAGCCGGCCGAACGGGTCGGCCGGGGCTGGACGGCGCTGCTCTCGCTGGCCAACGGGGCGATCTGGGTGGGCTGGTTCGGGCCGCTGCAGATCCTGCTCGCCTCCCAGGCCGGGGACTTCGCGCCCGGCACCGGGATGTCCAAGGAGACCGTGCTGGCCTGGGTGACCGGCGCCGGCGCGGTGGTCTCGCTGCTCGCCAACCCCGTCTTCGGTGCCCTGTCCGACCGGACGACGGCCCGTCGGGGCCGCCGTACCCCGTGGATCGTGGCCGGAACGGCCGGCGGCGCGCTGTCCCTGCTGCTGCTCGCCCGGGCGGGCGGGGTGTGGTCGATGGCGGCGGGCTGGTGCCTGGTGCAACTCACCCTGAACGCGGCGTTCGCGGCAGTGACGGCGGCCGTGCCGGACCGGGTACCGAGGCTCCAGCGGGGCGCGGTGGGCGGCTGGCTGGGAGCCGCGCAGATCCTGGGCGTGGTCGGCGGCACGGGCCTCGCGACCGCGGCGGGCGGGATCGGCGCCGGGTATGCGGCGTGCGCGGTGTGCACGGTGGCGGGTGTGCTGCCGTACGTCCTGCGCCACGAGGATGTCCGGCTCGCGAAGGAGGACCGGCCGGCCTGGTCCTGGCGGGCGTTTCTGGCCGGGTTCTGGCTGAGCCCGCGCCGCCACCCGGACCTGGGCTGGGCGTGGCTGACCCGGTTCCTGATCAACCTCAGCAATGCGCTGGTGCTGCTGTACTTGCTGTACTACCTCCGCGACCGCCTGCACTACGCCGACCCCGGCCAGGGCGTATTGATCCTGACGGCCGTCAGCAGCCTGACGTTGATGGCGACCGTCGTGGTGGGCGGGGTGTGGTCGGACCGGGTGGGCCGGCGCAAGCCGTTCGTCGTCTGGTCCGGGCTGCTGATGGCGGTGGCGACGGCGGCGCTGGCCGGCTGGCAGACCTGGCCGGGCGCGATCGTCGCGTCGGCGGTCCTCGGGGTCGGCTTCGGCGTGTTCACCTCGGTCGACTTCGCGCTGATGACGGACGTCCTGCCGACGGCACTGGACCGCGGCAAGGACCTCGGCGTGATCAACGTGGCCAACGCCCTGCCCCAGGTCGCGGCCCCGGCCCTCGCCGCGCCGATCGTCAGGTACCTGGGCGGCTACCGGGTGCTGTACCTGGTGGCGGCGGTGATCGGGGTGGCGGGGGCGGTGCTGGTGGGCCGGATCAGGGGCGTGGACTAG
- a CDS encoding TerB family tellurite resistance protein produces the protein MLPVRGRDGRAAKAGHIVRIRTAWTPVGDGEFYCPGCGGDRNYQRLTGRRRLTLLGVPLLPRGSTGPVVECAACRQHYGTDVLDHPTTRRFSAMLRDAVHTVALAVLAAGGTSSRTALETAAGAVRAAGFDGCTEEQLAALVEALAADTGRVLGAECGTSLTIELHEALDPLAPHLAPAGRESLLLQAARIALADGPYTPAERDALTTVGAALTICADDVTRLLAAARTPS, from the coding sequence GTGCTGCCAGTACGGGGACGAGACGGCCGTGCCGCCAAGGCTGGGCACATCGTGCGCATCCGCACCGCGTGGACTCCCGTCGGGGACGGCGAGTTCTACTGCCCCGGCTGCGGCGGCGACCGCAACTACCAGCGGCTCACCGGACGCCGCCGGCTCACCCTGCTCGGGGTGCCGCTCCTGCCCCGCGGCAGCACCGGACCGGTCGTGGAGTGCGCCGCCTGCCGCCAGCACTATGGCACGGACGTCCTGGACCACCCCACCACGCGCCGCTTCTCGGCGATGCTCCGCGACGCCGTGCACACCGTCGCCCTCGCCGTGCTCGCGGCGGGTGGCACCTCCTCCCGTACGGCCCTGGAGACGGCCGCCGGCGCCGTCCGCGCGGCCGGCTTCGACGGCTGTACCGAGGAACAGCTGGCCGCCCTGGTCGAGGCCCTCGCCGCCGACACCGGCCGGGTCCTCGGCGCGGAGTGCGGCACGAGCCTGACCATAGAGCTGCACGAGGCCCTGGACCCGCTCGCCCCGCACCTCGCCCCCGCCGGCCGCGAGTCCCTCCTCCTCCAGGCCGCCCGCATCGCCCTCGCCGACGGCCCCTACACCCCCGCCGAACGCGACGCCCTCACGACGGTCGGCGCGGCCCTGACCATCTGCGCGGACGACGTGACGCGCCTGCTGGCGGCGGCGCGGACGCCGTCCTGA